The genomic interval CGACCGGCATGCCGCCCACGCCCCGCATGAAGATCCCCACCGGGAACGTGAACAGTTCGCGTTTCGCCACGAAGTGCGCTGGTGCCCGGGTCGCCCATTTCCAGAAGATGCCGGGCCAGAAGTCCGCGTTGTGCGTATGAGGCGCGGCTGCCCCCACAAATTTCCGCCCGGGTGGAGGTGCCAGCACGGCTTCCCACCCGGCCACGCGCAGCGCCAGGGTCGCGAGACGGGAGAACACGGTGGGGCGCTGACCGGGCCAGAGAGCAGGCATCACTGTGCAGTGTAGGCTTCAGGCGCACGTGCCTACCCCGGCTGGGACGAGGTGCAAGCCCCTACGTTCAACGTTTGCTGCGGTGCCGGGCTGCCGGCCGCTCCTGGCAGGCCGCGAGCACCAGGGACACCACAATGACCACACCCGCCAGAAGCAGTTCCATACCTGTATTCTCCTTGTCTTTATCTGACGTTAAGGTTACGGAGCGGCCCCCCACCATGAAAAAGTTCGCATTCCCTGCCCGAAGCTAAACGCCGCTCAACTCCTCCAGGCTGAGTCCGGCCGCGTCCAGCGCCGCCCAGAAGGCCTCCGCCTCCACCGGCATCACACTCAACCGCGACCCCCGGCGTGTCAGCGCCGACCCCTCCCACTCCGGCAGGCGCCTCAACTGCTCCAGCGTCACCACCTGCGGAAAGGCCACGAGCGGCTCGACATCCACCATGCTCCAGCGTGGCGCGTCCCTTGAGGACTTCGGATCGAAGTACGCACTGCCCCCATCAAACTGCAGGTTGTCCGGGTAGGCCCCGCGGCACA from Deinococcus taeanensis carries:
- a CDS encoding EVE domain-containing protein, producing MRFWLLKSEPDVFGFADLVRVGREPWNGVRNYQARNFLRAMREGDLCLFYHSNARPAGVAGVARVCRGAYPDNLQFDGGSAYFDPKSSRDAPRWSMVDVEPLVAFPQVVTLEQLRRLPEWEGSALTRRGSRLSVMPVEAEAFWAALDAAGLSLEELSGV